One genomic region from Nitrospira sp. encodes:
- a CDS encoding sulfite exporter TauE/SafE family protein — protein sequence MDSVVLVLITFVAATVNGALGYGFSSITVPVALLFYTNRILNPALVLIELVINGYVLFMNRKSIPNIWWRVAPILIGLAVGIGIGSYILFLVQPAWIKFVTYFCLLPLILLQAAGIRKPIQAEKAIAVPFGIGIGTLYSVTTISGPPLALLFNNQGYAKQDFRAALGVIRVAESSLTAIAYGFIGFYSVGSMDIIPYIVPSVIVGIPLGTYLIRLMDPETFRRICMAFDGLVVGFGLSRVLVELDLATPITTYSILSIVVLINGYLLFRFFRDREDPQRITS from the coding sequence ATGGATTCAGTCGTTCTTGTCCTCATTACGTTTGTCGCCGCCACGGTCAACGGTGCACTCGGCTACGGCTTTTCGTCGATCACTGTTCCCGTGGCCTTGCTGTTCTACACCAATCGCATCTTAAACCCTGCCCTCGTGCTGATCGAACTCGTCATCAATGGGTATGTACTGTTCATGAATCGGAAGAGTATCCCGAATATCTGGTGGCGTGTAGCCCCTATTCTGATTGGGCTGGCCGTTGGAATCGGGATCGGCAGTTACATTCTCTTTCTGGTTCAGCCGGCATGGATCAAATTCGTCACCTATTTCTGTTTATTACCGTTGATCCTCCTTCAAGCTGCCGGCATCCGAAAACCCATTCAAGCTGAAAAGGCTATTGCCGTCCCGTTTGGAATTGGAATCGGGACACTCTATTCGGTCACAACCATTTCCGGGCCCCCTCTTGCCTTGCTCTTCAACAATCAGGGGTATGCCAAACAAGATTTCCGGGCAGCCTTGGGAGTCATCCGTGTCGCTGAGTCCTCTCTCACGGCGATTGCTTATGGATTCATCGGCTTCTACAGTGTCGGCAGTATGGATATTATCCCCTACATCGTTCCGAGCGTCATCGTTGGTATTCCACTCGGAACCTACCTCATCCGATTGATGGATCCTGAAACGTTCAGACGCATTTGTATGGCATTCGATGGATTAGTAGTCGGATTCGGCTTGTCTCGCGTGCTGGTAGAACTCGATCTGGCCACACCCATCACAACCTACAGTATTTTATCCATCGTGGTTCTTATAAACGGCTATCTGCTGTTTCGATTTTTTAGAGATCGAGAAGATCCTCAACGAATCACTTCGTAA
- a CDS encoding fibronectin type III domain-containing protein: MLRNAISLGLAHRNFTIAIAQVIVLGLIALPLAGCGADGQGGPTISSLSTPSDAHSGEGTQSDSNPATTGSPAEDDPAATSTEHATAHADAEHADAEHTAEEQATAEHETAHAAANAAEDSAPEAEVEPAEGEEDPTISLTATRTGATARLTWEAYPDSNVAGYSVHYGKQSSGEPGSCSYEESQSVEAPPAIITGLEPNTPYFFAISAYGGEVGESESSSSCSNEVLVVTPAAQS, translated from the coding sequence ATGCTGAGAAACGCGATTTCGCTTGGCCTCGCCCATCGAAATTTCACGATTGCGATCGCCCAGGTCATAGTTTTAGGCCTCATCGCCCTACCACTAGCTGGATGTGGTGCAGACGGACAAGGGGGACCGACTATTTCGTCTCTCTCCACACCATCCGACGCCCATTCGGGTGAAGGGACGCAGTCGGACTCTAACCCTGCTACAACGGGATCTCCTGCAGAGGACGACCCGGCAGCAACATCAACAGAACACGCGACCGCACATGCGGACGCAGAACATGCGGACGCAGAACACACGGCCGAAGAACAGGCGACCGCAGAACACGAGACCGCACATGCGGCCGCGAATGCGGCCGAAGATTCTGCCCCTGAAGCCGAAGTGGAACCTGCCGAGGGAGAGGAAGACCCGACCATCTCGCTGACCGCCACTCGGACCGGCGCGACCGCACGATTGACCTGGGAAGCTTACCCTGATTCCAATGTGGCTGGTTACTCTGTTCATTACGGAAAACAATCATCCGGAGAACCGGGCTCATGTTCCTATGAGGAAAGCCAATCGGTCGAGGCCCCGCCGGCCATCATTACCGGGCTCGAGCCGAACACACCCTATTTCTTTGCAATCAGTGCCTATGGGGGCGAAGTGGGCGAATCGGAAAGTTCTAGTTCCTGTTCGAATGAGGTACTGGTAGTCACGCCCGCCGCTCAAAGCTAA